The DNA region GCCCGCAGCAACAGCGGCACCGCCGCGACGATCACAGCCGCCGACACGGCGATGATCACGTAGAGCACCCACGGCGTTCCACCCCCGCCGGTGTCGACGTGGCCGCGCCCGAGGTCGATCAGCGCGACGACTGCCGCGACAGCGGCACCCAGGGCGGCCAACCAGGCCACCGCACATCCGGCCAGCAGCAGCCGATCGTTGCGCTCCAGAGAGAACGGGTCGAAGGTGGGACGTGACCGCGTCGCGGAATCCGTCAGATCTGTCATCGGCAGTGACTCGCTAACAGCTGGTCTGGGCGGCGTTGTTGGTGTTCGAGGACAGCACTTCACCGTCGCTCGTCGTGATCGAGCAGTTCAGTCTGCTCACCAGAAAGAGGCTGGACGCCTGCACCGACCCCACTTCGGACTGCGAAATCGGGGTCACGGTCAGCGACCACGGAATGTAGACGTTGCGTTGGGTCCGGCTCCGCCCGGTCGCATCGACGTAGGTGACGGTGATGATGTCACCGGGAGCCTTCGTCCCGGTGACCGAATAGGTCACCTGGCGTGGGCCCGCGCGGGTGGTCGTCGGCGGCGGCGGAGGGGGCGGCTCGGTGGTCGCCGGTGGCGGGGGCGGAGGCTCCTCGGCGGCCGGGGGCGGCGGCGGTGGTGGTGGCGGCGGGGGCTCGGTGATGGTCACCGTCTCCGGGGGTGGCGGCGGTGGCTCCTCCGTCGGGGGCGGCGGCGGAGGTGGTGGTGTGGTCGTGGTGATTTCGTCCTGTATCGGCGGCAGCGAGGTCGTCGTCGGCTGTGGGGTGGCCAGGCTGTCGGTGTCGGTCCGGGTCACCAGCACCGAGACCGACACGACCAGGGCCACGGCCGCGACGATGGCCATCACTCCGACCACCCAGGGCCAGCGCGGCGGATCCTGCGGTTCCCCGGCGTCCGCCCCCGCGTCGTAGCTGTCGTAGTCGTAGAGTCCCGGGTCGGCAGCCACATAGGGCGCGCTGACGAACTGCTCGGACTCGGGCGCCGAATACGCCCGTGGGTACTCTTCCTGGGCTGGGGGGCCGGACGCGCCGCCCTCAGCACCGGCCGCGTCTGCGGTGGGGTCCTCAGACGAGGGCTGGCCCGGCTCCTCACCTGGGAGATCCGCGCCGCCTGAGTCCCGTCCGGGGGGATTCGGCCCGCTCATCTACGCTTGTCCTTCTCGCCTGGCTGTCCAGCCCCGTGAGGTGCCGTCAGCAGCCCACGGTGCCCCGGCAACACTACCCAACGGGAATCGGACCGAGACGTTCAACGCTGGCGACGGACGAACTCATGCCCCGATTGTGACCTTGCCGGCACCACGGGAAGACAATGCCCCGGCTTAGTGCTTCTCAGGTCCAATGTGGTACTCGAACACCAGCCCACACACGCTGGCCAGCACGAAAGCCACGCCCGCGACGATCAGCCAGGGCAGGAAGAACGCCATGCCGACCGCGGTGACCGAGGCAGCCAGCGCGATGAGAATGGGCCACCAGCTGTGCGCCGGGAAGAAGCCGAGTTCCCCGGCTCCATCGGCGATCTCGGCGTCCTCGTAGTCCTCGGGTCGGGTATCGAGACGACGAGCAATGAAGCGGAAGAACGTACCGACGATCAAGGTCAGACCGGTGGTGAGCACCAACGCGGTGGTGCCCGCCCATTCCACACCGCCATTGGCGAAAACCGCGGTCAGCCCGCCGTAGACGATCGCGCACAGCGCGAAGAACGCCGTCAGGAACTCGAACAACCGGGATTCGATATGCATCTGCTGTCCTACCTGTTCGCCTGCTGGATTTCGGGAGCACCCTCACCGCGGCGCGTGTCGAACGGGCGGGTGGTCACCGCGACCGGAGACTGGTTGATCGCCTCCAGAGCCTCGGAGTTCGACCGCCCGGCCAGACGCTGATCGAGGTACGCCTTGAAGTCGTTGGGCTCGACGACCCGGACCTCGAAATTCATCATCGAGTGATAGGTGCCGCACATTTCGGCGCAGCGGCCGACGAAGGCGCCGGTCTCCAGAATCTCGCTGACCTGGAAGATGTTGTCCGAGTTGTTGTTCTCGGGATTCGGATTGACGTCCCGCTTGAACAGGAACTCCGGTACCCAGAACGCGTGGATCACGTCGGCAGAGGCGATCTGGAACTCGATCCGCTTACCTGACGGCAACACCAGCACCGGGATCTCGTTGGACGACCCCAGCGTCTCGATCTCGTTGTAGTTCAGGTAACTGCGGTCCTCAGGGTTGTTACCACGGATCGCTCCGTAGCTCTCGCGTCCGTGGCTGTCGGTGCCCTGCGGACGGGAAACCATCGCTTCCTTGCGCTCGTTGTCGGTGCCGTCATAGGTCAGCGTGCCGTCGGCGAAGTTCACCGACTGGTAGCCGAACTTCCAGTTCCACTGGAACGCGGTCACGTCGATGACGACCTCGGGGTTGGGCTCCTTGTGCAGCATCCGTTCCTGCACCACAACGGTGAAGTAGAACAGCACCGAGATGATCAGGAACGGCGTCACGGTCAACGCCAGTTCCAGCGGCATGTTGTAGCCGAACTGGCGCGGCAGCTCGGTGTCGTCCTTCTTCTTGCGGTGGAACAGCGTGGTCCAGAACAGCAAGATGTAGACGATGGCGCCGACGACGAGCGCGGCGACCAACGAGCCGATCCACAGTTCCCGGTTCAGGTGGGCTTCGGGTGTGATGCCTTTGGGCCACCCAAGCCCGAGGACCTCCGACCAGCTGCATCCGCTGAGCAGGACCGCCGTCCCTCCCAGGAGCAGGGACAATGCCACCAACTTAAGGCCGCGAGCGGACACGTTGGCGCCTCCTACCAAGTTCGTTGGACCGCCGTGCGGTCGACGGCTGCACTGAATACTACGCAGCGTAGACCACCCGCTTCCAGCGAAGCCACGCGACCGTGCCTCTGCCGCCGCGCCAGGCCGAATGCGCCTCGCCGATTAGGCATACTGGCGCGGTGTGCGGACTGCTGGCGTTGGTGACCGACTCTGCAACTGAGGTGTCTTCGAGCACCGTCGACACCATCTCCGGGGCCACCGCGCTGATGCGCCATCGCGGCCCGGACGAGCCGGGCACCTGGCACGACGAGCGCGTGGTGCTGGGTTTCAATCGGCTCTCGATCATCGACATCGCCCACAGCCATCAGCCACTGCGCTGGGGCCCGCCGGAGGCACCGCAACGGTATGCGCTGGTGTTCAACGGCGAGATCTACAACTACCTGGAGCTGCGCGACGCGCTGCACGCCGAGTTCGACGCCGAGTTCCACACCGACGGCGACGGCGAGACGATCCTGGCCGCCTACCACCATTGGGGCACCGCCGCGTTGACCCGGCTGCGCGGCATGTTCGCCTTCGCGCTGTGGGACAGCGCCGAACAGGAATTGCTGTGCGCACGCGACCCGTTCGGCATCAAACCGCTGTACATGGCCACCGGCCGCGGCGGCACCGTGGTGGGCAGCGAGAAGAAATGCCTGCTGGAGGTCGCGGAGCCGCTGGGAATCGACCTGACGCTCGACGACAGGGCGGTGCAGCACTACACGGTGCTGCAGTACGTGCCAGAGCCCGAGACCCTGCACCGCGGTATCCGGCGGCTGGAGTCGGGCAGTTACGCACGTGTGCGTCCCGGGCAGACGCCGCAGATCACCCGCTACTTCACGCCGACGTTCGACGCGATCCCCTTCCCGGCCTCGGGGTCCGAACAGCAGCAGCGCTACGACGAAATCACCGCGGTGCTGGAGGACTCGGTGGCCAAGCACATGCGCGCCGACGTGACCGTCGGGGCGTTCCTGTCCGGAGGCATCGACTCGACCGCGATCGCCGCGCTGGCCATGCGGCACAATCCGCGGCTGATCACCTTCACCACCGGTTTCGAGCGTGAAGGTTTCTCAGAGGTGGACGTCGCGGTCGCATCGGCCGAGGCCATCGGCGCGCGCCACGTCACCAAGGTGGTCAGCCAAGAGGAGTTCGTCGCGGCGCTGCCCGAGATCGTCTGGTACCTCGACGAGCCGGTCGCCGACCCTGCGCTCGTGCCGCTGTTCTTCATCGCCCGAGAGGCGCGCAAACACGTCAAGGTTGTGCTCTCCGGTGAGGGTGCCGACGAGTTGTTCGGCGGCTACACGATCTACCGCGAGCCACTGTCGCTCAAACCCTTCGATTACCTCCCGCGCGGGTTACGCAAGTCGGTCCGACGGTTCGCCGACCCGCTGCCGGAGGGCATGCGCGGCAAGAGCCTGCTGCATCGCGGTTCGCTGACGCTCGAAGAGCGCTACTACGGCAACGCCCGCAGCTTCTCCGACGCGCAGCTGCGCGCGGTGTTGCCGCGGTTCCGGCCGGACTGGACCCATACCGACGTCACCGCGGCGGTGTACGCCCGGTCGCAGGGCTGGGATCCGGTGGCGCGGATGCAGCACGTGGACCTGTTCACCTGGCTGCGCGGCGACATTCTGGTCAAGGCCGACAAGATGACGATGGCGAACTCGTTGGAACTGCGGGTGCCGTTCCTGGATCCCGAGGTGTTCGCGGTGGCCTCCCGGCTGCCCTACGAGCAGAAGATCACCCGGTCGACGACGAAGTACGCGTTGCGCCGCGCGCTGGAGCCGATCATCCCGGCGCATGTGCTGCACCGACCCAAGCTCGGCTTCCCGGTCCCGATCCGGCACTGGCTGCGCGCCGGTGAACTACTGGACTGGGCGTACGCGACGGTGGCCGCCTCCGGAGCCGGTGACTATGTCGACCTGGCGGCGGTCCGGGCGATGCTCGACGAGCACCGCACCGGCGCCACCGATCACAGCCGCCGGTTGTGGACCGTGCTGATTTTCCTGCTGTGGTACGCGATCTTCGTCGACGAGACGGTCAGGCCCACCATCGGCGAGCCCAGCTACCCGGTGCAGCTTTAGGCAAGCGCCTCGGCGATGTCGGCGCCGGCCTGTGCGCCGTAGGCGTCGTTGAGGCGCGTGACCGCCGATTCTTTGTCCCACGACCATTCCTGCGGCCCCGGCGCCTCCAAGACCAAGGTGGCCACCATCGAGGCCAGCTGGGCAGCCCGCTCCAGGGACAGTCCCGCGTCGCGCCCGGTCAGGAAGCCGGCGCGGAACGCATCACCGATACCGGTCGGATCCTCTTTGTGCGTCTCGGGGACCACGTCGACGTGGACGAAGGTGCCGTCCCG from Mycobacterium sp. SMC-4 includes:
- a CDS encoding cytochrome c oxidase subunit II; the protein is MVGGANVSARGLKLVALSLLLGGTAVLLSGCSWSEVLGLGWPKGITPEAHLNRELWIGSLVAALVVGAIVYILLFWTTLFHRKKKDDTELPRQFGYNMPLELALTVTPFLIISVLFYFTVVVQERMLHKEPNPEVVIDVTAFQWNWKFGYQSVNFADGTLTYDGTDNERKEAMVSRPQGTDSHGRESYGAIRGNNPEDRSYLNYNEIETLGSSNEIPVLVLPSGKRIEFQIASADVIHAFWVPEFLFKRDVNPNPENNNSDNIFQVSEILETGAFVGRCAEMCGTYHSMMNFEVRVVEPNDFKAYLDQRLAGRSNSEALEAINQSPVAVTTRPFDTRRGEGAPEIQQANR
- the asnB gene encoding asparagine synthase (glutamine-hydrolyzing); the encoded protein is MCGLLALVTDSATEVSSSTVDTISGATALMRHRGPDEPGTWHDERVVLGFNRLSIIDIAHSHQPLRWGPPEAPQRYALVFNGEIYNYLELRDALHAEFDAEFHTDGDGETILAAYHHWGTAALTRLRGMFAFALWDSAEQELLCARDPFGIKPLYMATGRGGTVVGSEKKCLLEVAEPLGIDLTLDDRAVQHYTVLQYVPEPETLHRGIRRLESGSYARVRPGQTPQITRYFTPTFDAIPFPASGSEQQQRYDEITAVLEDSVAKHMRADVTVGAFLSGGIDSTAIAALAMRHNPRLITFTTGFEREGFSEVDVAVASAEAIGARHVTKVVSQEEFVAALPEIVWYLDEPVADPALVPLFFIAREARKHVKVVLSGEGADELFGGYTIYREPLSLKPFDYLPRGLRKSVRRFADPLPEGMRGKSLLHRGSLTLEERYYGNARSFSDAQLRAVLPRFRPDWTHTDVTAAVYARSQGWDPVARMQHVDLFTWLRGDILVKADKMTMANSLELRVPFLDPEVFAVASRLPYEQKITRSTTKYALRRALEPIIPAHVLHRPKLGFPVPIRHWLRAGELLDWAYATVAASGAGDYVDLAAVRAMLDEHRTGATDHSRRLWTVLIFLLWYAIFVDETVRPTIGEPSYPVQL
- a CDS encoding cytochrome c oxidase subunit 4 translates to MHIESRLFEFLTAFFALCAIVYGGLTAVFANGGVEWAGTTALVLTTGLTLIVGTFFRFIARRLDTRPEDYEDAEIADGAGELGFFPAHSWWPILIALAASVTAVGMAFFLPWLIVAGVAFVLASVCGLVFEYHIGPEKH
- a CDS encoding MmpS family protein; this translates as MSGPNPPGRDSGGADLPGEEPGQPSSEDPTADAAGAEGGASGPPAQEEYPRAYSAPESEQFVSAPYVAADPGLYDYDSYDAGADAGEPQDPPRWPWVVGVMAIVAAVALVVSVSVLVTRTDTDSLATPQPTTTSLPPIQDEITTTTPPPPPPPPTEEPPPPPPETVTITEPPPPPPPPPPPAAEEPPPPPPATTEPPPPPPPTTTRAGPRQVTYSVTGTKAPGDIITVTYVDATGRSRTQRNVYIPWSLTVTPISQSEVGSVQASSLFLVSRLNCSITTSDGEVLSSNTNNAAQTSC